The proteins below are encoded in one region of Natrialbaceae archaeon AArc-T1-2:
- the glmS gene encoding glutamine--fructose-6-phosphate transaminase (isomerizing), translating into MCGIIGYAGSDSDAIDVLLDGLSGLEYRGYDSAGVALSNQTLHVHKREGELSALESALPKSEYENESVGIGHTRWSTHGPPSDVNAHPHTDDQNRVAVVHNGIIENYQSLRDELTAAGIEFESDTDTEVVPHLISTYLADGIDRETAFRRAIDRIEGSYAVAAVFEGTNTIYAARRNSPLVLGIGNDGYYLASDVPAFIEYTDRVIYLDDGEFARLSPSEVVVTDADGTVVETSIETISWDPEDAGKSGYDHYMLKEINEQPDALRKCLRGRLDELEGTVDLESVPPIQASGAIQFVACGTSYHAAMYGARLLRDRGVSAQAFLASEYDEETIPVGGESVVVGVTQSGETADTMRALRAANRAGAKTIAVTNVVGSSAARECDHVLYIRAGPEIGVAATKTFASQQAALTMLACQLTENISRETIQALRDVPDLIQTVLDTSNARAVAETYEDADAYFFIGRGYQYPVALEGALKMKEITYKHAEGFAAGELKHGPLALVTENTPVFALVTGDDERANKTIGNVKEVEARDAPVVAVTDGRSEVERYADHVLEVPGAGGIASPIVANVQLQLVSYWVANRLGRSIDKPRNLAKSVTVE; encoded by the coding sequence ATGTGTGGAATCATCGGCTATGCCGGTTCTGACAGCGACGCGATAGACGTCCTGCTGGATGGGCTCTCGGGACTGGAGTACCGCGGCTATGACTCCGCAGGCGTCGCGCTCTCGAATCAGACGCTCCACGTCCACAAACGGGAAGGCGAACTGTCAGCACTCGAGTCCGCGCTTCCGAAATCGGAGTACGAAAACGAGTCCGTCGGGATCGGTCACACGCGCTGGAGCACCCACGGTCCCCCGTCAGACGTGAACGCTCATCCACACACGGACGACCAGAACCGGGTCGCCGTCGTCCACAACGGCATCATCGAGAACTACCAGTCGTTGCGTGACGAACTGACCGCGGCCGGTATCGAGTTCGAGAGCGACACCGACACCGAAGTCGTCCCACACCTTATCAGCACGTATCTCGCAGACGGCATCGACCGGGAGACGGCCTTCAGGCGTGCGATCGATAGGATCGAGGGCAGCTACGCTGTCGCGGCCGTCTTCGAGGGGACGAATACGATCTACGCCGCCCGACGCAACTCGCCGCTCGTGCTCGGGATCGGCAATGACGGCTACTATCTCGCGAGCGACGTGCCCGCCTTCATCGAGTACACCGACCGGGTGATCTACCTCGACGACGGCGAGTTCGCACGATTGTCGCCATCCGAGGTCGTGGTTACCGACGCCGACGGCACCGTCGTCGAGACGTCGATCGAGACGATCTCCTGGGATCCCGAAGACGCCGGCAAGAGCGGCTACGACCACTACATGCTCAAGGAGATCAACGAACAGCCCGACGCACTCCGGAAGTGTCTTCGCGGTCGGCTCGACGAACTCGAGGGGACCGTCGACCTCGAGTCGGTGCCACCGATACAGGCATCCGGGGCCATCCAGTTCGTCGCATGTGGGACGTCCTACCACGCCGCGATGTACGGCGCACGGCTGCTTCGCGACCGTGGCGTGTCCGCCCAGGCGTTCCTGGCCAGCGAGTACGACGAGGAGACGATTCCCGTCGGCGGCGAGTCGGTCGTCGTCGGCGTCACCCAGAGCGGCGAGACCGCCGACACGATGCGTGCGCTCCGTGCGGCGAACCGCGCGGGTGCGAAGACCATCGCCGTGACGAACGTCGTCGGGAGTTCAGCCGCCCGCGAGTGTGATCACGTGTTGTACATCCGTGCCGGCCCCGAGATCGGCGTCGCGGCGACAAAGACCTTCGCCAGCCAGCAGGCCGCCCTGACGATGCTCGCCTGCCAGCTCACCGAGAACATCTCGCGTGAGACGATCCAGGCGCTCCGGGACGTTCCGGACCTGATCCAGACCGTGCTCGATACCTCGAACGCGCGTGCGGTTGCCGAGACCTACGAGGACGCCGACGCGTACTTTTTCATCGGCCGTGGTTACCAGTATCCCGTCGCGCTCGAGGGCGCGCTGAAGATGAAAGAGATCACGTACAAACACGCCGAAGGGTTCGCCGCCGGCGAACTCAAACACGGCCCGCTTGCACTCGTCACCGAAAACACGCCCGTCTTCGCGCTGGTGACCGGCGACGACGAGCGAGCGAACAAGACCATCGGGAACGTCAAGGAAGTCGAGGCACGGGACGCACCGGTCGTCGCCGTCACGGACGGGCGCTCCGAGGTCGAGCGGTACGCCGATCACGTGCTCGAGGTCCCCGGCGCGGGCGGAATCGCCAGCCCGATCGTCGCGAACGTCCAGTTACAGCTGGTCTCGTACTGGGTCGCAAATCGGCTGGGACGTTCGATAGACAAACCACGAAACCTGGCCAAAAGCGTCACTGTCGAGTGA
- a CDS encoding sugar phosphate nucleotidyltransferase — MEIRSAVVLAAGEGSRLRPLTRHRPKPMLPAATKPILEHVFDELIEAGVTDITVVVGYRRNRVQSHFGPTYRNVPITYVTQEKQLGSGHALLAAEEEVDGSVLVVNGDQLVDRQIIDDVATATDGADATLGLVQNDVEEYGGVILADGGEVTDIVEKPRDERSYRLNAGVYAFETSIFDAIRSASPCAGEQSLVDGIRELIDGDGEVHGVVSEGLWVDATYPWDLLRVADDLLAHESRVASQVSPSARIHDAATIVEPVVIERDCVVGPGAVVGPNVCLGENVTVGSNTVVEHSVVDADTRVGDNATLRDCVTGRGVTVGPGTTVVGGPGDVRIGDQVHQDEQLGAVLADRVHDEGGSTYAPGTIVGPEAVVRTGSAVRGTVDAETEVRS; from the coding sequence ATGGAAATCCGTTCCGCAGTCGTTCTTGCGGCGGGAGAGGGATCTCGACTTCGTCCGCTCACGCGACATCGGCCGAAGCCGATGTTGCCAGCGGCAACGAAGCCCATTCTCGAGCATGTCTTCGATGAGCTGATCGAGGCAGGGGTCACGGACATCACCGTTGTCGTCGGCTATAGACGCAACCGCGTGCAGTCTCACTTTGGGCCGACCTACCGAAACGTGCCGATTACCTACGTCACCCAAGAAAAGCAACTGGGAAGCGGTCACGCACTCCTTGCAGCCGAAGAGGAGGTCGACGGATCGGTTCTGGTCGTCAACGGCGACCAGCTCGTCGACCGACAAATCATCGACGACGTCGCCACGGCGACCGATGGTGCCGACGCAACGCTCGGACTCGTTCAAAACGACGTCGAAGAGTACGGAGGCGTTATTCTCGCCGATGGCGGGGAAGTTACCGACATCGTCGAGAAGCCCCGTGATGAGCGGAGTTACCGGCTCAATGCGGGCGTATACGCGTTTGAAACGTCGATCTTCGATGCGATTCGCTCCGCATCGCCGTGTGCGGGCGAACAGTCACTCGTCGATGGCATCCGGGAGTTGATCGACGGCGACGGGGAGGTTCATGGCGTCGTCTCCGAGGGACTCTGGGTGGACGCGACCTATCCGTGGGACCTGTTGCGCGTTGCCGACGACTTGCTGGCACACGAGTCCAGAGTCGCGAGTCAGGTGTCGCCATCCGCACGCATCCACGACGCGGCGACGATCGTCGAACCGGTCGTAATCGAGCGGGATTGTGTCGTCGGTCCGGGTGCCGTCGTCGGCCCGAACGTTTGTCTGGGCGAAAACGTCACGGTCGGATCGAACACCGTCGTCGAACACAGCGTCGTCGACGCAGACACACGCGTTGGGGACAACGCGACGCTCCGGGACTGCGTGACGGGTCGTGGGGTCACGGTCGGTCCCGGAACGACCGTCGTCGGCGGCCCGGGTGACGTTCGAATCGGCGATCAGGTTCATCAGGACGAGCAACTTGGCGCGGTGCTTGCGGACCGGGTCCACGACGAGGGCGGGTCGACGTACGCACCCGGAACGATCGTCGGTCCGGAGGCCGTCGTCCGGACTGGCTCGGCCGTTCGTGGAACGGTCGACGCCGAAACGGAGGTGCGTAGTTGA
- a CDS encoding DUF1616 domain-containing protein, which yields MADGRSLWLLLPRQVRTLPADLAAILAVTALVNVAVFAPVIRETPLRVPLGLAFVLFIPGYAFIAALFPEDGDGPATADVVDSDGDESEDAQRWTVTNRSGIDGIERVALAFGLSIAIVPLIGLVLNFTPWGIRLVPIMISVSAFTIVTTAIAAVRRRQLPEDERFHVPYREWLAAGRAEVLEPDSRADTVLNVLLVLSIVLAVGTLTYAVVVPPEGEQFSAVYILTEDDDGDLVADGYPTEFVQGESEEIIVGVDNHEHRTVDYTVVVIEQDVEVVDNETVVHEQRELDRFEAQLEHNETWHHEHDLEPTMVGEDNRILWLLYPDEVPEDLSQESTEYHVHLWVDVAEPDED from the coding sequence ATGGCCGACGGTCGATCGCTTTGGTTGCTTCTGCCACGTCAGGTCCGGACGCTTCCGGCGGATCTGGCGGCGATACTCGCAGTGACGGCACTGGTCAACGTCGCCGTCTTCGCTCCGGTGATTCGCGAGACGCCCCTTCGGGTGCCACTTGGACTCGCCTTCGTCCTTTTCATTCCTGGTTACGCATTTATCGCTGCACTGTTCCCTGAGGATGGTGACGGGCCTGCAACTGCCGATGTCGTCGACAGCGACGGCGATGAAAGCGAAGATGCACAACGCTGGACCGTTACGAACCGATCCGGGATCGACGGCATCGAACGCGTCGCACTCGCGTTCGGGCTGAGTATTGCGATCGTCCCACTCATCGGACTCGTATTGAACTTCACTCCATGGGGGATTCGGCTCGTGCCGATCATGATCTCGGTGAGCGCGTTCACGATCGTTACGACGGCCATCGCAGCCGTTCGGCGACGACAGCTCCCCGAAGACGAACGGTTCCACGTCCCCTATCGGGAGTGGCTCGCCGCAGGTCGCGCGGAGGTGCTCGAGCCCGACTCACGCGCGGATACCGTGTTGAACGTGTTGCTCGTACTCTCGATCGTGCTCGCCGTCGGCACGCTCACGTACGCGGTCGTCGTGCCACCGGAGGGCGAGCAGTTCTCCGCAGTATATATCCTGACCGAGGACGACGATGGTGACCTCGTCGCGGACGGCTATCCAACCGAGTTCGTGCAGGGTGAAAGCGAGGAGATCATCGTCGGCGTCGACAACCACGAACACCGGACGGTCGACTACACCGTCGTCGTCATCGAACAGGATGTCGAGGTCGTCGACAACGAGACGGTCGTCCACGAGCAGCGTGAGCTCGATCGGTTCGAGGCCCAACTCGAGCACAACGAAACCTGGCACCACGAACACGACCTCGAGCCGACGATGGTTGGAGAGGACAACCGAATCCTCTGGCTACTGTATCCAGATGAAGTTCCCGAGGACCTCTCACAGGAGAGTACCGAGTATCACGTCCATCTCTGGGTTGACGTGGCCGAGCCTGACGAGGATTGA
- a CDS encoding DUF58 domain-containing protein: MRPTRRLWATGALAAVFAVLAAVFARPLLLAATGLIGAWVLARQYLFITELERTNRVLSVSQVPARTSVRTDDDTPVTMSATLEEPLSLALAIDGGLPTAAVEDGTLHLSLEPGATETDRTIDVRWPVAGVHRFTRPTVTATDGLFRETIPTGEAPTVTVQPREPRSIHVGEGGDRTAVAYGEHDTGRLQSGLEPSEIREYVPGDRAPRIDWKSTARLGELHVREYEGETDRTTLLVVDHRHSLATGRPGETKLAYLREVAIAMAANANRLGDPLGLLTVGDDGITARFEPKLQPELYETIRRRLLELEPTQERAERHPEATVEATVSSVSEREGVAHTAGKAPQSPRTATGIRRSAAALANDDDPFAQTLRPFYADRQGYRERIESDPLYSAVQTSLRRQNERVLTVLCTDDANPIELRETVEMARTHDNDVLVFLSPTVLFESGTLADAEQTYERYVSFEELRRSLTRMERVTALEVAPEDRLAAVLAAGRGDRR, encoded by the coding sequence ATGCGACCCACTCGCCGGCTGTGGGCGACCGGTGCCCTCGCTGCCGTGTTCGCCGTACTCGCGGCCGTCTTCGCACGTCCGCTCTTGCTGGCGGCGACGGGGCTGATCGGCGCGTGGGTACTCGCTCGTCAGTACCTGTTCATTACGGAACTCGAGCGAACGAATCGGGTGCTGTCGGTATCCCAGGTCCCTGCCAGAACTTCGGTACGGACTGATGACGACACGCCAGTAACGATGTCTGCCACGCTCGAGGAGCCGCTGTCACTGGCACTGGCAATCGACGGTGGTCTTCCCACAGCGGCGGTCGAAGACGGGACGTTGCATCTCTCGCTCGAACCGGGGGCTACGGAGACGGACCGAACGATCGACGTTCGCTGGCCGGTCGCCGGCGTGCACCGGTTCACGCGGCCGACGGTGACAGCGACTGACGGCCTCTTTCGGGAGACTATTCCGACCGGCGAAGCACCGACGGTGACGGTCCAGCCACGCGAACCGCGGTCGATACACGTCGGGGAGGGTGGCGACCGGACCGCGGTGGCCTATGGAGAGCACGACACGGGACGACTCCAGTCGGGGCTCGAACCAAGCGAGATTCGGGAGTACGTGCCAGGTGATCGAGCACCTCGCATCGACTGGAAGTCGACCGCTCGCCTCGGGGAGTTGCACGTTCGGGAGTACGAGGGTGAGACGGACCGTACCACGTTGCTCGTCGTTGACCACCGACACAGCCTCGCGACGGGGCGTCCGGGAGAGACGAAACTTGCATACCTCCGTGAGGTGGCGATTGCGATGGCAGCGAATGCCAACCGACTCGGCGATCCACTCGGGCTGCTCACGGTCGGCGACGACGGCATTACGGCCCGTTTCGAGCCGAAGTTACAGCCCGAGTTGTACGAAACGATCCGTCGACGCCTGCTTGAACTGGAACCAACCCAGGAACGAGCAGAACGCCACCCGGAGGCGACAGTCGAGGCAACCGTTAGTTCCGTGTCGGAACGCGAGGGGGTTGCTCATACTGCCGGGAAAGCGCCACAGTCCCCTCGGACGGCGACCGGCATTCGGCGGTCGGCTGCGGCACTCGCGAACGACGACGATCCGTTCGCCCAGACGCTTCGTCCCTTCTATGCGGACCGACAGGGGTATCGTGAACGCATCGAGAGCGACCCACTGTACAGCGCCGTGCAAACGTCGCTCCGACGGCAGAACGAACGGGTCCTGACGGTCCTCTGTACCGACGACGCGAATCCAATAGAACTCCGCGAAACGGTCGAGATGGCACGCACACACGACAACGACGTTCTCGTCTTTCTCTCTCCGACGGTGCTGTTCGAATCCGGGACACTTGCAGACGCCGAGCAAACGTACGAGCGCTACGTTTCGTTCGAAGAGCTTCGCCGGTCGCTCACCCGAATGGAGCGTGTCACCGCACTCGAGGTCGCTCCGGAGGATCGATTGGCAGCCGTTCTCGCTGCGGGCCGGGGTGATCGCCGATGA